In one window of Arctopsyche grandis isolate Sample6627 chromosome 6, ASM5162203v2, whole genome shotgun sequence DNA:
- the LOC143913060 gene encoding uncharacterized protein LOC143913060 isoform X1 gives MSFKLTFGVVLVIVISLTSTLACPKNFKGDIVHDDSTKFYRCHDGSATVMPCPDGQEFHAELKVCLEPVLEKSLIHFGSQRVLSSILKDDDLPECRRNQTTTIYFPHATSCTLFYSCVNGILTLLVCPEGTEFNVDKLICDWISDSGCLAQTPNTTSTSTSTSTSTTTPDPTTPEPTTPDPTTSDPTTPEPTTPEPTTPESTTPEPTTPDETTPDETTPDETTPEPTTPEPTTPEPTTPEPTTPEPTTPEPTTPEPDNSRTDNSGTDNS, from the exons atgtcaTTTAAATTGACATTCG GCGTAGTTCTCGTGATAGTAATATCATTAACATCAACACTTGCATGTCCGAAAAACTTCAAGGGAGACATAGTGCACGATGACAGTACAAAGTTCTATCGATGTCATGACGGCTCAGCGACTGTCATGCCATGTCCTGATGGACAAGAATTTCATGCAGAGTTAAAA gtTTGTCTAGAACCTGTTCTGGAAAAATCACTAATACATTTTGGATCGCAACGAGTGCTTTCATCAATTCTGAAAGATGATGATCTTCCGGAATGTCGGAGAAATCAAACAACTACAATATATTTTCCACACGCAACTTCTTGTACGTTATTCTATTCCTGTGTGAACGGTATATTGACTTTGTTAGTTTGTCCCGAAGGAACAGAATTTAATGTTGACAAACTG ATTTGCGATTGGATTTCTGACAGTGGGTGTTTAGCGCAAACACCAAATACTACTTCAACAAGTACTTCAACCAGTACTTCAACAACTACTCCAGACCCGACAACTCCAGAACCGACAACTCCAGATCCGACAACTTCAGACCCGACAACTCCTGAACCGACAACTCCTGAACCGACAACTCCCGAATCGACAACTCCAGAGCCCACAACTCCAGATGAGACAACTCCAGATGAGACAACTCCAGATGAGACAACTCCGGAGCCGACAACTCCGGAGCCGACAACTCCAGAGCCGACAACTCCAGAGCCGACAACTCCAGAGCCGACAACTCCAGAGCCGACAACTCCAGA ACCCGACAACTCCAGAACCGACAACTCCGGAACCGACAACTCCTGA
- the LOC143913061 gene encoding protein obstructor-E-like isoform X2, whose product MSFVRTLLLATVGLIATTTALKKCKLGTSWSIVFDEDCTRYYQCSNSVLMLKFCPRGQEFDPKSKTCRKPLFFGCRNIFKLDSQIDQLHKRPDCPYNQSETILYPHETYCTKFYSCNIGLLTILDCAAGTEFIPEKGYCDWITDGGCSSRTTNQHVICNDPNIFFVPHESDCGKYYFCLSGIPQHMQCPDGEEFDIELRKCVYISDSGCFASKTTFDQNI is encoded by the exons ATGAGTTTTG TACGTACTTTATTGCTGGCAACGGTAGGATTGATTGCTACAACAACAGCACTGAAAAAATGTAAACTTGGAACAAGTTGGAGCATCGTCTTCGACGAAGATTGCACCAGGTATTATCAATGTTCTAACAGTGTTTTGATGCTAAAATTTTGCCCGCGTGGTCAAGAATTCGATCCCAAATCAAAA ACGTGTAGAAAGCCACTGTTTTTTGGATGTaggaatatatttaaattagattCTCAAATCGATCAACTACACAAACGTCCCGATTGTCCTTATAATCAGAGTGAAACAATCCTGTATCCTCACGAGACCTACTGTACCAAATTTTACTCTTGTAACATAGGATTATTGACGATACTAGATTGCGCAGCTGGAACTGAATTCATCCCTGAGAAGGGG TACTGCGATTGGATAACTGATGGTGGTTGCTCATCTCGTACAACTAATCAACACGTAATATGCAACgatccaaatatattttttgtgccTCATGAGAGTGACTGtggaaaatactacttctgtCTCAGTGGAATTCCGCAGCACATGCAATGTCCAGATGGCGAAGAGTTTGATATTGAACTGCGg AAATGCGTTTACATATCTGACAGCGGATGCTTTGCTTCTAAGACTACATTTGATCaaaatatctaa
- the LOC143913060 gene encoding uncharacterized protein LOC143913060 isoform X2 — protein MSFKLTFGVVLVIVISLTSTLACPKNFKGDIVHDDSTKFYRCHDGSATVMPCPDGQEFHAELKVCLEPVLEKSLIHFGSQRVLSSILKDDDLPECRRNQTTTIYFPHATSCTLFYSCVNGILTLLVCPEGTEFNVDKLICDWISDSGCLAQTPNTTSTSTSTSTSTTTPDPTTPEPTTPDPTTSDPTTPEPTTPEPTTPESTTPEPTTPDETTPDETTPDETTPEPTTPEPTTPEPTTPEPTTPEPDNSRTDNSGTDNS, from the exons atgtcaTTTAAATTGACATTCG GCGTAGTTCTCGTGATAGTAATATCATTAACATCAACACTTGCATGTCCGAAAAACTTCAAGGGAGACATAGTGCACGATGACAGTACAAAGTTCTATCGATGTCATGACGGCTCAGCGACTGTCATGCCATGTCCTGATGGACAAGAATTTCATGCAGAGTTAAAA gtTTGTCTAGAACCTGTTCTGGAAAAATCACTAATACATTTTGGATCGCAACGAGTGCTTTCATCAATTCTGAAAGATGATGATCTTCCGGAATGTCGGAGAAATCAAACAACTACAATATATTTTCCACACGCAACTTCTTGTACGTTATTCTATTCCTGTGTGAACGGTATATTGACTTTGTTAGTTTGTCCCGAAGGAACAGAATTTAATGTTGACAAACTG ATTTGCGATTGGATTTCTGACAGTGGGTGTTTAGCGCAAACACCAAATACTACTTCAACAAGTACTTCAACCAGTACTTCAACAACTACTCCAGACCCGACAACTCCAGAACCGACAACTCCAGATCCGACAACTTCAGACCCGACAACTCCTGAACCGACAACTCCTGAACCGACAACTCCCGAATCGACAACTCCAGAGCCCACAACTCCAGATGAGACAACTCCAGATGAGACAACTCCAGATGAGACAACTCCGGAGCCGACAACTCCGGAGCCGACAACTCCAGAGCCGACAACTCCAGAGCCGACAACTCCAGA ACCCGACAACTCCAGAACCGACAACTCCGGAACCGACAACTCCTGA
- the LOC143913061 gene encoding protein obstructor-E-like isoform X1 → MSFVFGQISVRTLLLATVGLIATTTALKKCKLGTSWSIVFDEDCTRYYQCSNSVLMLKFCPRGQEFDPKSKTCRKPLFFGCRNIFKLDSQIDQLHKRPDCPYNQSETILYPHETYCTKFYSCNIGLLTILDCAAGTEFIPEKGYCDWITDGGCSSRTTNQHVICNDPNIFFVPHESDCGKYYFCLSGIPQHMQCPDGEEFDIELRKCVYISDSGCFASKTTFDQNI, encoded by the exons ATGAGTTTTG TTTTTGGCCAAATTTCAGTACGTACTTTATTGCTGGCAACGGTAGGATTGATTGCTACAACAACAGCACTGAAAAAATGTAAACTTGGAACAAGTTGGAGCATCGTCTTCGACGAAGATTGCACCAGGTATTATCAATGTTCTAACAGTGTTTTGATGCTAAAATTTTGCCCGCGTGGTCAAGAATTCGATCCCAAATCAAAA ACGTGTAGAAAGCCACTGTTTTTTGGATGTaggaatatatttaaattagattCTCAAATCGATCAACTACACAAACGTCCCGATTGTCCTTATAATCAGAGTGAAACAATCCTGTATCCTCACGAGACCTACTGTACCAAATTTTACTCTTGTAACATAGGATTATTGACGATACTAGATTGCGCAGCTGGAACTGAATTCATCCCTGAGAAGGGG TACTGCGATTGGATAACTGATGGTGGTTGCTCATCTCGTACAACTAATCAACACGTAATATGCAACgatccaaatatattttttgtgccTCATGAGAGTGACTGtggaaaatactacttctgtCTCAGTGGAATTCCGCAGCACATGCAATGTCCAGATGGCGAAGAGTTTGATATTGAACTGCGg AAATGCGTTTACATATCTGACAGCGGATGCTTTGCTTCTAAGACTACATTTGATCaaaatatctaa